Proteins from a single region of Budorcas taxicolor isolate Tak-1 chromosome 7, Takin1.1, whole genome shotgun sequence:
- the PRAM1 gene encoding LOW QUALITY PROTEIN: PML-RARA-regulated adapter molecule 1 (The sequence of the model RefSeq protein was modified relative to this genomic sequence to represent the inferred CDS: substituted 1 base at 1 genomic stop codon): MGVWSREESQRQKAGKRTTRVCVCDSSAYPHIRLSMAPMCMSLLPACVPXGSHQDFRSLQAKFQASQPETGDLPKKPPKPEFHKLLKKFPQPELGEHPKKPPQPEFTDLPKKPPKLEFSELSKKFLQPEATPLPRKPEVPEAPSQKTPQQPELSNTPRSPVEPKFSTLPKKPPQAEFCGLPRKPPQPQAGGLPKKPLPQPESSEVPPVPLLKPEFGEPHPHSSEPNFSTLPKKPPQPEFCELPRKPPQPQVGGLPKKPLPQPESSDIPPVPLSKLESGEPRPHSSQPDFSTFPRKIARPQLNDLPKKPLPPEFGDLTRTSSEPEVSVVPKKSRQCEFKALSKKPPQPEPASLSRTSSEPEFKVLPSKFLQPECRGSPHKFSQPEPGSLPRNLPRKPLLPGSFSESSLPSAVVGSSPRVPLSPGFGARQQRSGALAQSAGSRLGLRPGHLPRRRPLPPASSLGPPPAKPPLPPGPRDIQSFRRAAVADTALPRTSSSAGLHFIPQDPDEVYDDVEPTYHSGPGPRSRDEVLPAQQYPSRPPQDPELRREKVPLQPLQVPPTDLKSLKQLRKAEKAEREFRKKFKFEGEIVVQTRMMIDPNAKTRRGGGKHLGIRRGEILEVIEFTSKEEMLCRDTKGKYGYVPRTALLPLETEVYDDVAAWDPLDSQPLS; the protein is encoded by the exons ATGGGAGTCTGGTCAAGAGAAGAGAGTCAACGGCAGAAGGCCGGGAAGAGGACAACAagggtgtgtgtctgtgattCGTCCGCTTATCCCCACATCCGTCTCTCCATGGCCCCCATGTGTATGAGTCTCTTGCCTGCCTGTGTCCCCTAGGGGAGTCATCAGGACTTCCGGAGCCTTCAAGCAAAGTTCCAGGCCTCTCAGCCGGAGACTGGCGACCTCCCCAAAAAGCCCCCGAAGCCTGAGTTCCACAAACTCCTCAAAAAGTTCCCACAGCCAGAGCTAGGCGAGCACCCCAAGAAGCCCCCACAGCCTGAGTTCACTGACCTGCCCAAAAAGCCCCCCAAACTTGAGTTCAGTGAACTCTCCAAGAAGTTCCTGCAGCCGGAGGCCACGCCACTTCCCAGGAAGCCTGaggtccctgaggccccctcTCAGAAGACCCCGCAGCAGCCTGAGCTCAGCAACACCCCCAGGTCCCCCGTGGAGCCCAAGTTCAGTACTCTTCCCAAGAAGCCCCCGCAGGCTGAGTTCTGTGGGCTCCCCAGAAAGCCCCCGCAGCCTCAGGCTGGTGGCCTCCCTAAgaagcccctgccccagcccgAGTCCAGTGAGGTCCCTCCAGTGCCCCTTTTAAAGCCCGAATTTGgtgagccccacccccactcctcaGAGCCTAACTTCAGTACTCTTCCCAAGAAGCCCCCGCagcctgagttctgtgagctccCCAGAAAGCCCCCGCAGCCTCAGGTCGGTGGCCTCCCTAAGAAGCCTCTGCCGCAGCCCGAGTCCAGTGACATCCCTCCAGTGCCCCTTTCAAAGCTGGAATCTGGTGAGCCCCGCCCCCACTCCTCACAGCCCGACTTCAGTACATTTCCCAGAAAGATCGCCCGGCCTCAGCTGAATGACCTCCCCAAGAAGCCCCTGCCACCTGAGTTTGGTGACCTCACCAGGACGTCCTCGGAGCCAGAGGTCAGTGTGGTTCCCAAGAAGTCACGCCAGTGTGAGTTCAAGGCGCTCTCCAAGAAGCCCCCACAGCCCGAGCCCGCCAGCCTCTCGAGGACGTCCTCAGAGCCAGAGTTCAAGGTGCTCCCCTCAAAGTTTCTGCAGCCCGAGTGTCGGGGGTCCCCCCACAAGTTCTCACAGCCAGAGCCCGGTTCTCTGCCCAGGAACCTCCCAAGAAAGCCCCTGCTCCCTGGCTCCTTCTCAGAGAGTTCGCTGCCCTCTGCTGTGGTGGGCTCCAGCCCCCGGGTCCCGCTCAGCCCAGGGTTTGGGGCACGGCAGCAGAGATCAGGAGCCCTCGCTCAGAGTGCTGGTTCCAGGCTGGGTCTCAGACCTGGTCACCTGCCCCGGCGGAGGCCTCTACCCCCGGCCAGCAGCCTGGGCCCTCCCCCAGCCAAGCCCCCACTGCCCCCAGGCCCCAGGGATATCCAGAGCTTCCGGAGAGCTGCGGTGGCAGACACAG CTCTGCCCAGGACCTCCTCTTCTGCTGGCCTCCACTTCATCCCACA GGACCCAGATGAGGTGTACGATGATGTCGAGCCCACATACCACTCTGGACCCGGCCCCAGGAGCAGAG ATGAAGTGTTGCCGGCTCAGCAGTACCCGTCGAGGCCACCTCAAGACCCAGAGCTCAG GAGGGAGAAGGTGCCCCTCCAGCCACTGCAGGTGCCGCCCACGGACCTGAAGTCCCTGAAGCAGCTCCGGAAGGCAGAGAAAGCTGAGCGGGAGTTTCGGAAGAAGTTCAAG TTTGAGGGGGAGATTGTGGTTCAGACGAGGATGATGATTGACCCCAATGCCAAGACCCGCCGTGGGGGCGGCAAGCACCTGGGGATCCGGCGTGGGGAGATCCTGGAGGTGATTGAGTTCACCAGCAAGGAGGAGATGCTGTGCCGGGACACCAAGGGCAAGT ATGGCTACGTGCCAAGAACAGCTCTACTGCCCCT GGAAACGGAGGTGTATGATGATGTCGCTGCCTGGG ATCCTTTGGACAGCCAACCACTGTCCTAG
- the ZNF414 gene encoding zinc finger protein 414 yields the protein MDEEPSGPSPDMPATAEPSSSETDKGVSPVVAAIAKSSSMEEEPGPDRAPTPPVWEHGGPTGGTQQGASPAPDSGHPRPGHSLGPTSTVSKTSEDLRPPRRRPPPGKQIPCSSPGCCLSFPSVRDLAQHLRTHCPPTQSLEGKLFRCSALSCTETFPNMQELVAHGKLHYKPNRYFKCENCLLRFRTHRSLFKHLHVCAEHAQSPAPPPPPPALDRESPASERPPESDPAPAPGLPYPLLEPFTTPAPAPTGPFLPYLNPAPFGLSPPRLRPFLAAAPGPPASSAAVWKKSQGAGGSPRRPQGGSDAPSGHAAASRIVWEHTRGRYSCMQCAFSTASRPAMTLHLEDHRPGGPAAPAPGQPRPDAPADPAPLAPKVSQLLSEGECPVFSPL from the exons GCCCAGCTCCAGTGAGACCGACAAGGGGGTGTCCCCAGTTGTGGCTGCTATAGCCAAGTCCTCTTCCATGGAGGAGGAGCCGGGCCCTGACCGGGCACCCACACCCCCAGTGTGGGAACATGGAGGGCCCACCGGAGGGACCCAGCAGGgtgcctccccagccccagacAGTGGCCATCCCCGACCTGGACACAGCCTTGGGCCAACCAGCACTGTCTCCAAGACCAGTGAGGACCTGCGGCCTCCCAGACGACGCCCACCACCAG GGAAGCAGATACCATGCTCCAGCCCAGgctgctgcctcagtttccccagcgtTCGAGACCTGGCACAGCATCTGCGTACCCACTGCCCACCCACACAGTCCCTGGAAG GCAAGCTCTTCCGCTGTTCCGCCCTGAGCTGCACCGAGACCTTCCCCAACATGCAGGAACTGGTGGCCCACGGCAAGCTGCACTACAAACCCAACCGCTACTTCAA GTGTGAGAACTGCCTGCTGCGCTTCCGCACGCACCGCTCGCTCTTCAAGCATCTGCATGTTTGCGCCGAGCATGCGCAAAGCCCAGCCCCGCCGCCGCCACCCCCGGCCCTGGACAGGGAGTCTCCGGCGTCCGAGCGCCCCCCGGAATCCGATCCTGCGCCGGCGCCTGGCCTGCCGTACCCGCTGCTCGAGCCGTTCAcgacccctgcccctgcccccactggGCCCTTTCTGCCCTACCTGAACCCCGCGCCTTTTGGCCTAAGTCCCCCACGCCTGCGCCCCTTTCTGGCCGCCgctcctgggccccctgcctccaGCGCCGCCGTCTGGAAAAAGAGCCAAG GTGCAGGCGGCAGCCCGCGAAGACCCCAGGGCGGCTCCGACGCGCCCTCAG GGCACGCGGCTGCCAGCCGCATCGTGTGGGAGCACACGCGCGGCCGCTACTCGTGCATGCAGTGCGCCTTCTCCACGGCCTCACGGCCCGCCATGACCCTACACCTGGAGGACCACCGCCCCGGCGGCCCCGCGGCCCCGGCGCCCGGGCAGCCGCGCCCCGACGCGCCGGCGG ACCCGGCCCCGCTGGCACCCAAGGTATCGCAGCTGCTGTCTGAGGGGGAGTGCCCGGTTTTCTCGCCGCTCTGA